In the genome of Capra hircus breed San Clemente chromosome 5, ASM170441v1, whole genome shotgun sequence, one region contains:
- the LOC102172603 gene encoding olfactory receptor 8S1-like codes for MATGNHSSIKEFILLGLSADTPIQALLFVLFLTIYLLTVLGNLLIILVTHTDSTLHTPMYFFLSHLSFQDLFYSSVTVPKMLENLLSQRKVISVEGCMAQVFFVFATTGIEACLLSVMAYDRYAAICHPLLYRQVMRKQLCVRLVWGSWVVAFLDALINILLALDLDFCEVQTIRHYSCELPSLLPLSCSDVSTNAAMLLSSVLLHAIGTCLLIFFSYTRIVSTILSISSTTGRSKAFSTCSSHLTAVILFYGSAILRYLMPTSGSPLELILSIQYSVIIPLVNPLIYSLRNKEVKAALRRTILKYLQSLRQHGRDRP; via the coding sequence ATGGCCACAGGGAATCACAGCAGCATCAAGGAGTTCATCCTCCTCGGGCTGTCTGCCGACACCCCCATCCAGGCTCTGCTCTTTGTCCTGTTCCTGACGATTTACCTTCTGACTGTTCTGGGGAACCTGCTGATAATACTTGTGACCCATACAGATTCTACACTCCATACGCCCATGTACTTCTTCTTGAGCCATCTCTCCTTCCAAGACCTGTTCTATTCTTCAGTCACTGTACCCAAGATGCTTGAGAACCTCCTGTCTCAGAGGAAAGTCATCTCAGTAGAGGGATGCATGGCTCAGGTCTTCTTTGTGTTTGCCACCACCGGGATTGAGGCTTGCCTGCTCtcagtgatggcctatgaccgctatgcTGCCATCTGCCACCCTCTGCTCTACAGACAGGTGATGAGGAAACAGCTGTGTGTGAGGTTGGTGTGGGGCTCCTGGGTCGTGGCCTTTCTGGATGCACTCATCAACATTCTCCTGGCTTTGGATTTGGACTTCTGCGAGGTTCAAACCATCCGCCACTACTCCTGTGAGttgccttccctccttcccctctcctgctCTGATGTCTCCACCAATGCTGCAATGCtgctctcctctgtcctcctgcaCGCCATTGGGACCTGCCTCCTGATCTTCTTTTCTTACACCCGCATTGTCTCCACCATCCTGAGCATCAGCTCCACCACAGGCAGAAGcaaggccttctccacctgctcctcccacctcacTGCAGTGATCCTGTTCTATGGCTCAGCCATTCTTCGTTATCTCATGCCAACCTCAGGTTCGCCTCTGGAGTTGATCCTCTCCATACAGTACAGTGTAATCATCCCCCTGGTGAATCCTCTCATCTACAGCTTGAGGAACAAAGAGGTGAAAGCAGCTCTGAGAAGaacaattctaaaatatttacaaagtctCAGACAGCATGGAAGAGACAGACCGTGA